In the genome of Calliopsis andreniformis isolate RMS-2024a chromosome 10, iyCalAndr_principal, whole genome shotgun sequence, one region contains:
- the LOC143185070 gene encoding uncharacterized protein LOC143185070 translates to MATVIVEVLDRERNAIKCGTLIDTCSSANFISDDLATKLRLPTKENTTTIEALNQLNTVSKKLVSTTIKSRISNYKRDLTFFTIPRIAGPIPDVQIDRSKILIPANIRLADPQFHRPAKVDMLIGTGPALSSLNIGQHRLSPRSGADLVLQKTQFGWIIGGSVSTPATSRGHRTLLTTPNFELQKFWELEEGPQTRRYSAEERECEQHFQDHVTRDKTGRYIVALPFNGKKT, encoded by the coding sequence ATGGCTACCGTGATTGTCGAAGTACTTGATCGGGAGCGAAACGCGATCAAATGTGGGACCCTAATTGACACGTGTTCGAGTGCGAATTTTATATCCGACGACCTGGCAACGAAACTACGGCTTCCGACTAAGGAGAACACGACGACGATCGAGGCGTTGAACCAGTTAAACACAGTTTCAAAGAAACTGGTCTCAACTACCATCAAGTCACGGATCTCAAATTATAAGAGGGATTTAACGTTCTTTACCATTCCGCGCATTGCTGGGCCGATACCTGATGTTCAAATCGACCGTTCAAAAATTCTGATACCAGCAAACATCAGACTCGCGGATCCACAATTCCATCGACCGGCGAAGGTGGACATGCTAATCGGTACCGGCCCTGCATTATCGTCGCTCAACATTGGCCAGCACAGACTCTCTCCTCGCAGTGGAGCCGATCTGGTCCTTCAAAAAACTCAGTTTGGATGGATCATCGGGGGGAGTGTCTCAACACCGGCAACTTCAAGAGGACACCGGACGTTACTCACCACCCCTAATTTTGAATTGCAAAAATTCTGGGAGTTGGAAGAGGGCCCTCAGACGCGACGCTATTCGGCCGAAGAACGGGAGTGCGAACAACATTTCCAGGACCACGTCACGCGAGATAAAACCGGTCGTTATATCGTCGCCCTGCCATTTAACGGGAAGAAGACGTAA